A part of Rattus rattus isolate New Zealand chromosome 6, Rrattus_CSIRO_v1, whole genome shotgun sequence genomic DNA contains:
- the Snrpg gene encoding small nuclear ribonucleoprotein G isoform X1 produces the protein MSKAHPPELKKFMDKKLSLKLNGGRHVQGILRGFDPFMNLVIDECVEMATSGQQNNIGMVVIRGNSIIMLEALERV, from the exons ATGAGCAAAGCCCACCCTCCCGAACTGAAAAA GTTTATGGACAAGAAGTTATCAT TGAAGTTAAATGGCGGCAGGCATGTACAAGGAATACTGCGGGGCTTTGACCCCTTTATGAACCTCGTGATTGATGAGTGTGTGGAGATGGCGACCAGTGGGCAACAGAACAACATCGGGATGGTG GTCATCCGAGGAAACAGCATCATCATGTTAGAAGCCTTGGAAAGAGTCTAA
- the Snrpg gene encoding small nuclear ribonucleoprotein G isoform X2, translated as MKLNGGRHVQGILRGFDPFMNLVIDECVEMATSGQQNNIGMVVIRGNSIIMLEALERV; from the exons A TGAAGTTAAATGGCGGCAGGCATGTACAAGGAATACTGCGGGGCTTTGACCCCTTTATGAACCTCGTGATTGATGAGTGTGTGGAGATGGCGACCAGTGGGCAACAGAACAACATCGGGATGGTG GTCATCCGAGGAAACAGCATCATCATGTTAGAAGCCTTGGAAAGAGTCTAA
- the Fam136a gene encoding protein FAM136A, translating into MAEVQQLRVQEAVDAMVKSVERENIRKMQGLMFRCSANCCEDNQASMQQVHQCIERCHAPLAQAQALVTSELERFQDRLARCTMHCNDKAKDSMDAGSKELQVKRQLDSCVAKCVDDHMHLIPTMTKKIKESLSSIGK; encoded by the exons ATGGCGGAGGTGCAGCAACTTCGAGTGCAGGAGGCTGTGGACGCTATGGTGAaaagtgtggagagagagaatatccggAAGATGCAG GGCCTCATGTTCCGGTGCAGTGCCAACTGCTGTGAAGACAACCAGGCGTCTATGCAGCAGGTGCACCAATGCATAGAGCGCTGCCATGCACCTCTGGCTCAAGCCCAGGCCCTGGTCACCAGCGAGCTGGAAAGGTTCCAG GACCGCCTGGCCCGGTGCACCATGCATTGCAACGACAAAGCCAAAGACTCAATGGATGCAGGAAGTAAGGAGCTTCAGGTGAAGCGACAGCTAGACAGCTGTGTGGCCAAGTGTGTGGATGACCACATGCACCTCATCCCAACAATGACCAAGAAGATCAAGGAGTCTCTGTCATCCATCGGGAAATAA